The sequence below is a genomic window from Montipora capricornis isolate CH-2021 chromosome 14, ASM3666992v2, whole genome shotgun sequence.
ATACCAATTTTTAGTCCCTATAAATTTCCACAAGAAATTGGCCATTGTTGAACAGTGTCCCTTGTCTGCCTCACGGTAATCTCAGAATATCCTCAGTTGTTTCATTGGATCTTAATGCTTGACCTCATGGGCATTGTTGGATCGTAGTGCGCATTGTAGGATCATAGTGTCTGGTATTACTTCTACAATACATGCTCTTGTGAACTCCAACCTCCTTTTCAGAATATATATTAACGGTAAAATTCGTTCTCagattgaatccgtttttaccttgGTTGAATACGCACCGCACACAgatgaatgaaagaaacttttttggagcctTTTTTggagggtgggggggagggagggTCCGGGCTCGAATAGTGGTAAGTGCATTGTGCAGTTCTTTGTTttcttactatgttgtaatgttgagactgaatggataagaGTATGAATCCAGAAatcgataagatgatacgaaagatgagatgcgtaagacagagctgggaaaggtgttttcagtcctttaTGGGGGGTTGATAGCTACTTTAAACTAGGTCGAGCGCATACTTAACCTAGGCAAAaatggattcaacctgagaccggatttgacaggCAACTTATATACACTTCAGTCATCCTTCCTTGTAAAGAAAATAACGAAGACTGCAAAAATCAGATGGAGGTATTCCGCGGCTGTTTGCACGCATTCAGAGGCAGAATGTTTTCTTGCAtgtcttttttatttcttttcgaaCCTCTTGATATCGCCAACAGTAAATTAAAGGATTTATCGACGAGTTGATAAGCACCAAGAACATTGTGATGTAACATGCTACCCAAGCAGAATCGTTTGAAGGATTTGATTTCCTTATTAGTACTGAGCAAAAGCGCGGGAGATGAGTCACGACGAAGACAATATAAATATACAAGACATTCAGGGAAGACTTTCGTTCTCGGAGGAGAACCGTTGCGGCTTGCACATTTTGCTGCTGAAGTTGAATTCGTATTTGATTGTGATGATATCTCGTCACCATGTAAACACGATAATATGCAACTGTTGTGAACATAAATCCCAAGAAAACTGTAATGATGGAAACGAAATAGTTAAACGCTGCGACCACCAAGGAAGCAACGACACAACTTCCCAGCCATATGGTGGCCAAGGCTCTTACAACGCGTTTTGTGGTGACAAGTTCTGCATACCTTAAATGAAGAGAAACGGCAAGAAGTCTGTCAACAGCAATGGCGGAGACATTCAGGAACGATGCGAACGCGAGAAGGTATAAAACAAGGTAACAAAGAGTTAAAGTAAACGGACAGAGTATGTCAAGGTTGTAGTTTTCACTCAAAGCCAATTTAAAAACCACTCCGAGCTTCATGTAAACGAAGAATCCCACAAAAAGATCAGAGAATGAGAGACTCAGTAACAGCTTCCTCAAATTGGCTGGTAGCGATGAGGCTTTCCACAAGGCGCGAATAGCCAGAACGTTTCCAATTGTTGCCACTGGTGAAAAAACAAAGTGTAATACGCACAGGGAAAACAGAGCTTTACTATAAGATTCAACAATAAGTCGAATTCCTCGTAACTCGTAAAAGCAGAACTGGTCGGCCATGCCGGGTAACGTCTGCATTGGAAGTGATGTCCTGGCAGGATTATTCTTTGTTCTAATTGAAGTGTGAATGTCCAAATagctttgttttcttattagtCAATTTTTTCACCAGAATTGTTCAGGTGTCTAGAAGAGACAATTGTACGTGGCCGGTATGGACAAAACACCCGCAAACTTAATAAAACGCCTGCAAACTTAATAAAAACGTACGCAAACTTTATAAATTGCACGCAAACTTAAAAAAGTGGAAGCAAACTTAATAAAGTACATGCAAACTTAATAAAGTGCATGCAAACTTAATAAAATGCACACAAACTCTAAAAAGTGCATGCAAATTTTATAAATGACGTACAAACTTAATAAAATGATTACAAACGTAATAAAATGCTAAACTTACAAACTTAATTAAATACAAGCAAACTTAAAAAAGAGCttgcaagttttaaaaaatgtgcGCAAACTTAAAAAATTGCAcacaatttttaaatattacatGCAAATTTTATAAATCGCATGCAAGCTTAGACAactaaacaaattttaaaacatgtatGCAGACTTAAAAAATTGCatgcaaagttaataaaattcgtctaaattaaaaaaaaaagcagaagtTACAAACTTAAAAAAGTGCATACAAACTTTGTAAAATGTACGAAAGCGAACTTAAAAAATTACATGCAAATTTTGTAAAACATATGCAAACTTAGTAAAATGGCTACAAAATTAATTCGATGCAAAACtaaccaacttgaaaaaaagtgcgagtaaactttaataaacgcaCGCAAACCATACTATTCTGAATGGCTATTAAACCGTACGAAGGAGGCCAGGTTGCCAACATACTATCAACTCGGGAGCGAAAGGTGAGTATTAAGCTttctattttattattttcgCATATTTTCTAGCATATCTATGACTTTAGAGAGATCAAGAACAATTCTGTTTCTTAGTTTATACTCCAATTTGTTTAATTAGATGAAAAGGTCACATATTTTAAGCTGTTTCGACGGAAAACGTTATAACGATGGAGTGAAAATGTTAATTGACGGTGGGGACATCCAGTGCTATAAAAGTTGTATTCCAGTGCCTGCAGGAAATGCATCAGTTCTGCGTAGCTAGCCAAAGACTGATAGTTCTTTATCAGTACAGAAATGGAAGATCTGAAATCCTACCTCGTAAACAAAAAGTGTGGAAATAAAGAGCCTTTATAGCTGTTTTTCTTTGAGCGTGATCTTAGTCCAATCCCTAACATTAAGTATTTAATATATGGGATGTAAATGCATTTACCCCATGTAACAAGGTATGAACCCAGCAGTAGATAGTTGTGTTTAATTCTCTGTATTTTTTCCTGAACAGATTATAGTCTCGAGTGACCTAACCATGGTATCCATTTTGCTGTGCACTTGTTTGTTGTTGGGAGTACTGTCAAATCTGGCAATTTCATTGCCGAGAAGTCCAATGTTGACTGATTATAACACGCGTCAAGAATGCattcttggttacttcaaagcaGGTTATACTTACAAGAAGATAGCGTTTTTCTTGGGATCAGTCTATGGAGTGTTTATGACAGTCAGATCATTGAGATACTTAATCAACAAAGTATATGGTGTATACAGACGAGGGAATGGTTCTCCTGATTGGCTAGTTCGCCATGCCATAAGACGTGAACTCAATGGGCCAGGAAAATTAGCAGGATATCGTTTTATGACACAGGTTTTACGGCAGAAGTATCATCTTACAGTATCTAGAAATCAGGTCATGATATTATTAAGAGACTGTGATCCTGAAGGAAGTGCATCTCGTCAAAGAAGGCGGTTATCTCGGCGTATCTACAGATGCCCCGGCCCCAATGGAACTTGGCATATTGATGGCTATGACAAAATGAAACCGTTTGGATTTTGCATCAGTGGGTGTGTTGATGGTTATTCTAGAAGAATCATGTTCTTGGAAGTTGCTTCCAGTAACAATGATCCCAAAATAATAGCTGGATACTTCCTCAAGTGTGTAAAAGAAGTTGGAGGATGCCCAAGGCTAATACAGACGGACTGTGGAACTGAAAATGGCATTATTGCCAGCTTACAATTAGTTTTCCATAGCCAAGACCAAGACCAGTTTTCTGGACTTAGAAGCCATAGATATGGGACCTCAACGTCAAACCAACGGATAGAAGCTTGGTGGTCCATCTTACGGAGATTTAGAAGTGAGTGGTGGATCAGTCTTTTTAAAGATTTAGCCACTTATGGAGCATTTCAGAGTGGTAACCAGAAACATATGTTTTGCCTACAATACTGTTTCATGGACTTGATTCAAAAGGACCTTGATGAAGTGGCACAGCTGTGGAACAGTCATATCATTAGACCTAGTAGAATGGCAGAATGTCCTTCAGGCATACCTGACGAGATGTATTTCGTCCCTCAGAATTctggtaattaaaaaaaaactgtagtaGAGTGTTAGGCTGAGCTCAGTATACTCGATAAAACCTGTTAGTGGAACAAAAGGATTAGAAGCCAAACTTTAAGCTTTACCAGATTTAACTGAATTCATAATTTATACAAACTTGAAGTCATTGGCTCATTGTAGAACTGAGGATCAAAGCCCAGAAATTAAAATGGGTGTTATTGACTTATTACAAATACTATTAAGTAATTCATCCAGACAGATCGCTTGGTCTGACATTCGGATTGCTTGAGaacattctttttttctctGCAGGTTGTATTGACATGAAATACCAAGTAACAAGTGTAATGTTACAAATGGCAGAGGCTTATACCAGCGGTAAGGGTTCTTGTTGTGGAAACAGAGATTTTGAAGAGTATTTGGACTACATTATGCAAAGGAATTCTTTACAAAAGCCAACAGACTGGAAGAAAGCGTTAGAGGTTTACTTTAGGTTGACAACGTTAGCTGAAATGTAGTAAAGACTTGGTAGGGTACATGGAAAAAAGCCTTTAGTGACTCTTTTGAGGCTAGCTCATGACCATTCACGTTTTGAATTTCACTGTCATGCAAGTTCTTGATAATAACTTTATATTAagtatttcaatattttgctaTAAAACTACCAGTTATCATAGGGCAATGAGTGAAACCAGATTCCACTGCAGAAATGACTGGGAAAGATTTTAGTAAATCATCTTGTACAATCACCCAACATCCAATTACAGTTTAGTTTTAGTGTTTGATAAGTTATTCCTTTCTAATAACTTCTTTTCGTTGCATCATCGCTTTCTGAAAATAGGTGTAAGTTAATTAACACATAACAAACGGTAAACAGTTGCGTACCGAAAGTAAGCGTGATTGCGTAGGTTTTGCATGATCATTGACTAAAATCTAGcgccactttctcaaccaatcagaagcaaaaacaaaaaggaactgTTCCGGTTTGCACGCACGCGTTTCCCGCGCTGGGCGCCAGCTACATATAACTGCAACGAAATCTGATtgttttatttgaatttcttcGTCTGTTGAGATTAGTCAAGTAAGTACTTCGGTTCTGGTTTTTTACGTCCacttaattaaaaattaactattTCGTTGGTGGACTGTTCACTTTGTAGTAAAAGTAGAGAAGGGACGGGGATTATTTAAAGAGACAGAAGGACAAAGGAAGGCAACCAGAGACTTAAACATCAGTTAAAACAATTTATTAACACAAGATGTCGCTCATAGTATTTATCCACCTTACGACTGCATATCAAACAAACAGTTCAGCAACCAGATACTAAAAGAGACTGAAAATTTACTACAAATTAATCAGCCAGTAAACGCAACAGATACACATACAGTTTCAGGGATAAAAGTGGAATAAAGGAGGATGAAAGGCTAACAAACATAAAGACGTTTGATATGCTCACTTGTTCTGACTCGTGTCCGTCAAGAAAATTGATGCTTGGTTGTGTTGGTTTTGGTGACTGTTCAGTTTCGGATTCCCCTGACTGAGGAAATGACATTTTCATGTTCGAAAGATCGCCCAAACTGTGAAAAGATATACTACCGTTCCGTTTTTTGTCTACGGGGCGTAGTGATATTTAAAACATATATGccaataaaaatagaaaaagaactaCTAgagtttattattccacttCTAACCAAACGAAATGTTCATCATAAAGATCAGTATCTGCTCAAAGGCAAGATACGACAATTTGTCACGTTTTCACTATAATCCAAGCCATGACTAAAGAAATATTTGGTACCACCATTGGCCTGCAGTAGCTGTCTAATCAATGACTTGTGACAGTCAAAAGGGCCATAGTAAAACTGGAACTCAACGAAACATTTGTCACAAAGTAAACTTGGTTTACTCATCATTTCACGCTGCTCGTTACACTATGTTCATCTCCCAATTATCCGACGAGAGGATGCTGCTAAAATCCTCTCTCAATTCTGGAAAGGATTGATAAGTTGATGGTAACTGTAGAACAGTATTGCATGTATGTGCAATTGGCCCGCGGCCCAACCCTGATAAATCTGTAAACTCTATTTGAATTGCAGCAAACAGCATTAGCTCAGACCCACTAACGAACCTTACAAAGTTTGATAACTTTTGAGAAGTGTCTAGACCTTTAATGAACTTTTTTAGAAACTTGAGACTTTCCATTTCTGGATCATTGACTGGATTTGCCTCAAGAcaactcaaaattttgcttatGGATGGAAGCAAAGATTCATATTTCTCAGTCAAACTCGTCACGCTAACAAAGATTGGCATGAGAGGGCTTATTATGCACTTCCCACAGTCTGCAATATATTGCGGTTTTTGAATTAACTCTTTATGAGCAATTTCTTCAATAACAGCGACAATATTCTCTGAATTGACCTTACGACGACAATCATAGTTGCTCAACATTTCCAAAAGGTCAGTACCATCATCACCCTCATAATCAATTTCACCGGCAATAGATTTGATGATGAGAGTCTTCTCATCAGCCggaacataattttgaaatgatTGAATCAACATTGGGCCAGTGACAGCAGATTCCCCAAACAAGAGATAGGCAGAGAATGCTTGAGACATTAACAGTGGCAAGTACCCGCAGCCTTGATAACCTTTCACCAATATTCTGCCAATAGCTGCCCATTCTTCCCTTTGATAGTCATGTCTTACAAAGGGCACTGGTTCATTTTCTCCAATGAAAAGAGAATCATATACTTCTTTCCAAAACAGACTTAGTATATCTCTCAGCACTCCAACACCTTTGCTAATTTCTTGTCTGCCTCGAAAGTCAATGACCACAACTTCAAGGTCATCTGCCATAACGGATTCGTCTTTAAATATATCTATCAAATCCCTTTTCACATTCAGCCTATGCACTTTTATAACACGTGCACGTTTACGGACATCCTTCAGTACATCTGGAGCTTCCTGAACAACCATGTTTATGTCCACTTGATTTTGGGCTGGACTGCTGTAGATAAGAAATGAATATCAGCTACACTCAACAGTAAAATTAGAAATAATgcagagagaaagaaaaaacagagcTCCAAAGCAGAATTGGAAATAAACACTTTCAGCCATATTTAGTAAAAGGGAAAGCCACCAGTAAATGTCATTAATGGAAGATTATTTCACTAACAACTCTGAGCACATTGATTAATAAAGTACAGCTGAAGTCTGTTTGAAAATCCAAGCTAGAAAGAACTGTGTGTAGGCTAACGCACTACAGTCACACATCCAGTTAGTCCGACACaactcaaaataattattatttggcaTGAAAAGTTAGAGATAGATAGGAGTTC
It includes:
- the LOC138033193 gene encoding uncharacterized protein — protein: MDAKCNISDITLKRVAFDKHLAFNKQLPRDHEFVLLYPDFQRVKYIPGTSQPFTLRCYKECLGKPYQRITLYFCDEEDFTAVNSRSSDSEDNSPKEDNKGSLDKTLDSLNEVTFNPKWLDNWTDPDEDRLLEPVFFTEQTSSCGNESSPAQNQVDINMVVQEAPDVLKDVRKRARVIKVHRLNVKRDLIDIFKDESVMADDLEVVVIDFRGRQEISKGVGVLRDILSLFWKEVYDSLFIGENEPVPFVRHDYQREEWAAIGRILVKGYQGCGYLPLLMSQAFSAYLLFGESAVTGPMLIQSFQNYVPADEKTLIIKSIAGEIDYEGDDGTDLLEMLSNYDCRRKVNSENIVAVIEEIAHKELIQKPQYIADCGKCIISPLMPIFVSVTSLTEKYESLLPSISKILSCLEANPVNDPEMESLKFLKKFIKGLDTSQKLSNFVRFVSGSELMLFAAIQIEFTDLSGLGRGPIAHTCNTVLQLPSTYQSFPELREDFSSILSSDNWEMNIV